GGACCACCTTCACCCACGTCACACTGCCACTGGTCGCGCCCGGCATCGCCGCCGGAGCCGTACTGTGCTGGGCGCGGGCACTCGGCGAATTCGGCGCCACCATCACCTTCGCCGGCAACTTCCCCGGCCGTACCCAGACCATGCCACTCGCCGTCTACCTCGCGCTGGAAACCGACCTGGAAGCCGCGATCGTGCTCAGCCTGATCCTGCTCACCGTCTCCGTGGTCATCCTCGCCAGCCTCCGCGACCGCTGGATCACCAGCCCATGACCGCCGTCAGCGTCGTCGGAGCCGAACCCGAGGCCGGTACGCCGGTACTCGACGCGCGCCTGGTCGTCGACCTCGGCACGTTCCGGCTGGACATCGCGCTGCGGATCCGCGCCGGCGAGGTCGTCGCACTCCTCGGACCCAACGGTGCCGGCAAGACCACCGCACTGCGTACCCTCGCCGGCCTGACCCCACTGTCCACCGGGCACATCACCCTCGGCGGTCAGGACCTCGACCGGCCGGACAACCGGCGCTGGACCCCCACCGAACGTCGCCCGATCGGCGTCGTCTTCCAGGACTACCTGCTCTTCCCACACCTGAGCGCGCTGGACAACGTCGCGTTCGGCCTGCGCCGGCACGGACTCGACCGGCGGCAGGCGCGCCAACGTGCCGGGGAGTGGCTCGACCGGATGGATCTCGCCGCGCAGTCCCGACGGAAACCACGGCAACTCTCGGGCGGGCAGGCCCAACGGGTCGCACTCGCCCGCGCCCTTGCCGTCAACCCGGCACTGCTGCTCCTCGACGAACCACTCGCGGCACTCGACGCCCGCACCCGCCTCGACACCCGCGCCGGACTACAGCACCATCTCACCGAACACCCCGGCGCCACCCTGCTGGTAACCCACGACCCACTCGACGCCCTCGTCCTCGCCGACCGGCTCGTCATCGTCGAAGACGGCCACGTCGTACAGGAAGGCGACGCCACCACCATCACCGCACGACCCCGGACCGACTACGTCGCCCGGCTCGTCGGACTCAACCTCTACCGGGGCCACGCGGACGGGCACACCGTACGGATCGGCGCCGACTTCTCCCTCACCACCGCCGAGCAGCACGCTGGCGAGGTCTTCGTCGCGTTCCCACCGTCCGCCGTCGCCCTGCACCCACACCGCCCCGACGGCAGCCCACGCAACACCTGGCCGGCCACCATCACCGGCATCCAACGCCACGGCGACAACCTACGAATCCAACTCACCGGCCCGATCGACGTCGCCGCCGACATCACCCCGGCCGCCGCCGCGCACCTGCACCTCACCCCGGGGCAGCCGCTCTGGCCGGCGGTCAAGGCCGCCGAGACCCGCGCCTATCCAGCGGCAACCACCTGACGGTACGGGGACGCTGTCCCCCGCGCGATCAATCCGACGACCGGCGAGCGGGCCTCAGCCGTCCTTGAGGTGCAAGGGCGACGTCGTACGTGGCCCTCGCAGGATCATGCAAGTGCCGAACCACCCCGCGACGGATCGTGCTGCCGGCGTACCATCTCGCCGATCCAGCTGGGCGCGTACGGGGACGTACAGCCCGGGGAGGTCGGGTAGTCCTTGAGTACCGCCAGGCGCTCGCCGATGCCGACCGCACGGGCGCGGTGCTCGGCGTGGTCGATCCCGATCTGGGCCAGGCAGTGGTTCATCGCCCACTGCAGGCGATCCGGGGCGTCCCGCATCTGCGCCTCGATGACGTCGAGCAGTCCTGGGAGGTCGAGGCCCTCGGGCTTCTTCGTCACACGTTCGGTGGTCAACGCCCAGCCGGCACTCGCTACCACCGGATCCGGATCGGCGAACCAGGCCAGACGCAGTTCTTCGGAGTGCGGGTTCTTCTTCACCACGTAGTTCACGAGCCAGTCGTGCACCTTGGGCTTGTGCGCCTCGCGCAGCATGACGTCCAACTCGTCCCGCGCGAACGCCTTCGGGCGGCAGATCAGGAGCGCCAGCAGTCTCGCCGCGGTGTCATCCGTCTCCCAGAGCTGACCGGCGAGTTCCTGCCGCGTCTTCAGCCGCTTCGCGAGTGCGCGCAGCTTGCTGAGGTTCACACCGTGATCGTCACCGTGTCTCTCGTTGACCTCACGTGCCCTCGGGTCCTCGAGCGCGGCCAGCTCGGCCATCACCTCGGCCACCGTCGTACCGGTCAGCGTCGCCTCGGCCACCTCAGCCTCCTGCCCCTCCTGCGCGGCACTCAGCCTACGACGGAAGTCGCCTCCTGTCGTACACCGAGCTACCCGGCCGACACTCGGACCGGGGTGGAGCCCTGGGGCGTACCGGATGGGCTGTCGCCGTGCTGCCCTTCCTGCGCGTCGGCGGCGGCGGACGGGAGACGTCGTTCGCCGAGCGCCATCGCCAGTGCGATGAAGCCGAGCAGGGCGCCGATCAGTACCGTGCTGCGTACACCGTGGCTCGGCAGCGCGAGGCTGCCGACCAGGGCGCCGCCGGTGATGCCGAGGTTGACGGCGGCGGAGACCGTGGCAGCGGCGAGGTCCGAGCGCCCGGGCGCCACCTGGAGCACGAGGCCGCCGAGCGACGCGGTGAACGCCGCGAACGCCAGTCCGGCCAGGGCGAGCAGGCCGACGGCCACCGCCGGCCGGTGGCCGAACGCGTACAGCCCGAGCAGGGCCACCGACTGCAACGCGACGGTCGCGACCAGGGCGAGCCAGGGGCTGCGGTCGACCACCGCTCCGAGGGCGAGGATCCCGAGCAGGCTGGCAACACCGCGCGCCAGCAGGATGGCCCCGACCGCCGAGGCCGGGAATCCGCTGATCTCGGTGACGAAGAGCGCGACATAGGTGTACGCGGCGATCGCGCCGGCGGTCGCCAGGACGGCCACGGCGACCAGCAGCCAGAATCGGCGGACGTCAGGGGTCGCACCCCGGACGGCATGTCCCTGGTCCGGCCGCGTCGGGGGCAGCAGCGAGGCCACCACGACGAACACGATCGCGCCGAGCCCGGCCACCGCCAGGAAGGGCAGCCGCCAGCCGCCGCGCTCGCCCAGCCAGGTGCCGGCCGGCACGCCCAGAATCAGCGCGACGTTGCCGCCGGCGAACACGATCGCGACCACCCGCCCGCGTAGTCCGGGTCGGAACAGCTCGGCCGCGGCCGGCACCACTACCGCCCAGAACAACGCATGAGTCGCCGCGGTCGCCATCCTGGCCGCCAGCAATAGCGCGAACGTGTCCGCGAACACCGTGATCGCGGTGCTGACGACGAAGCCGGCCAGGAGCGCCGACAACAGTCGTCGGCGCGGGACTCTCCTGGCCAGCGCCGTCAACGGAATCGAGGCGACGACGACCACCGCACCGTACGCGGTGACGAGCATGCCCACCTGCGACGGCGAGACGGCCAGATCCGTGGCCATCGGGAGGAGCAGCCCGATCGGCAGCGCCTCGGCGGTGGTGTAGAGGAACGTCCCGCCGGACAGGCCGACCAGCGCCCCCACTGCTCGTCTGCGCTCCATGTGCCCTCCACTGTTTCCATCTAAACTAGATACGGCGGCAACAGGCTAACCAGGGCGTTCGACACCCTGCAACTGGTAAAATCGGTTTCGATGGAAACAGTCGAGGACGTCACGCGGTTTCGCCTGGTGGGCGGCGATCTCGCCCTGGACTTCGTCAACACCCGTAGTGGCCCACCCGTCGGCACCCCGGACGACGACACACTCACCAGCTATCCCGAGCTGGTCGCCTGGGGCGTGTACGCGGGCGCCCTCACCGAGGCGGAGGCCGCAGCGTTGCGCCGACTCTCGCGCGACGATCCGGGCGGCGCCCACGCTGCCCTGGCGCGAGCGCTGCGCACCCGCGACTACCTCGACGAAATATTTCGGCCGCTGACCGCCGGCCGGGATCCGAACACCGCCGACCTGGCCCGGCTGCGGGACGACGAGGCGGACGCGCTCGGCCACGCACAGCTCGAGCCCGGGAGCACGTTCGCCTGGGCCTGGCGGAACGACCACACGCTCGCCCGGCCGCTACGGCCGGTGGTGCACGCGGCGGTGCAGCTCCTCACCACGGGCGCGCTGGACCGGATCAAGGGCTGTGGAGGCTGTCGCTTCCTCTTCAACGACGAGAGCAAGAACCGCAGTCGCCGCTGGTGCAGCATGGACGACTGCGGCACCGCCGAGAAGATCCGGCGCTACGTCGCTGTCCGCCGCACGCGGGCGACGCGATGAACGCCCAGGGTCCGATCACGAGCGTTGCCGCGTTCTGAACCGAGTGGCCCAGGTTCAGGGAAGGCCCTCTGAGACAAGGAACAGCTTGCCGGAAGCGGCGTTACGCTATTCGGGGCCAAGTATGGATCATGGCTGTCCACCCAGGCACGGCTGGGGCAATCGTCCTCCTCCTCGCCGTCCGGCGCTTCCGCTGGTCGCGGTGCCGGCCGGGATCGATACCCTGATGTCGTGAGCCCCGATCTCCTCCTGCTGTCACGGGTGTCCTTCCGTGGCCGGGAGATCGCGGGTCCACGGCTGCGAGGTCTCATCGCCCTGCTCGCCGGTGACCTGCGTACCGGCTGCGGCACCGGGCGGCTGGTCGAGGGGCTGTGGCCGGACGAGCAGCCGGAGAACCCGCCCAAGGCCCTGCAGATCCTCGTCTCCCGGGCGCGGTCCCAGCTCGGCGCCGAGGTCATCCTCCGGACCCCGACCGGCTACCGGCTGACGCTGACCGAGGACCAGGTCGACAGCTCGGCGGTGCTGATCCGGGCTGCGGCGGGCGCCCGGTGCTCGCGAGCCGGCGACCACGCCGCCGCGCTCTCGCACGCCGACGCCGGCCTGGCCCTGTGGGATGGCACCGAGCCCGGCCCCGCCGACAGCGCCGACGGCCCGGTGACGGCACTGCGGGCGGAGCGACGGGCCACCTACCGCACCCTGGTACGTGCCCGCGCGCTCGCCCTCGCCCGGCTCGACCGGCCCGCCGAGGCGGTGGAACGGCTGGCCAAGCTGGCCGCCGAGCGGCCGCGCGACGAGGAGGTACTGGTCGAGCTGCTGCGCTGCGAAGCAGCGACGGTCGGCCCGGCCACGGCGCTGGCCCGCTACGACGCCTACCGGCATGCGCTGCGCGATGAGCTCGGCACCGATCCCGGCGCGGCGTTGCGGGCCGAGCACCAGCGGCTGCTCCAGGGCGTGCTGCCCACGGTCCGGCACGGTGTCGTGCACGAGCCCAACCCGCTGCTCGGCCGGGACGATGACGTCGCGGCGGTGGAGGCACTGCTGCGTACCTCCCGGGTGACCTCGATCGTCGGGCCGGGCGGCCTCGGCAAGACCCGGTTCGCCAACGTCGTCGCCCGCCGCGCCGAGGTGCCGACGGTCACCGTCGTGCCGCTGGCCGGCATCGTCGCCGCCGACGACGTGGCCCGCGAGGTGGCGACCGCCCTCGGTGTGGGCGAGCACCGGACACCGGGCGCGATCGGACACGTCACCGGCACCGGTGACGTCGCCATCGCCATCGCGGCCGCGCTCGCCGGCGGCCCGTCCCTGCTGGTGCTCGACAACTGCGAGCACGTCGTCGCCAGCGCCGCCGACCTGGTCCGCACCCTGGTGTCGATGACCGCCGAGCTGCGGATCCTCACCACCAGCCGGATGCCGCTGGGACTGTCGTCGGAGTCGGTCTACCAACTGCCGGAGCTGAGCCTGTCGATGAGTGTCGAGCTGTTCGGGCAGCGGGCCCGGGCCGCGCGGCCGGGCGTCGACCTGCCCACGGCCGCCGTGGAGGAGCTGTGCCGCCACCTCGACGGGCTGCCGCTCGCGGTCGAACTGGCCGCCGCGCGGGTACGGATCATGTCTGTGGCGGAACTCGCCCGGCGGCTCGACGACCGGTTCAGCCTGTTGCGTGGCGGTGCCCGGGACGCGCCGCAGCGCCACCACACGCTGCACGCGGTCGTC
The nucleotide sequence above comes from Plantactinospora soyae. Encoded proteins:
- a CDS encoding MFS transporter — its product is MERRRAVGALVGLSGGTFLYTTAEALPIGLLLPMATDLAVSPSQVGMLVTAYGAVVVVASIPLTALARRVPRRRLLSALLAGFVVSTAITVFADTFALLLAARMATAATHALFWAVVVPAAAELFRPGLRGRVVAIVFAGGNVALILGVPAGTWLGERGGWRLPFLAVAGLGAIVFVVVASLLPPTRPDQGHAVRGATPDVRRFWLLVAVAVLATAGAIAAYTYVALFVTEISGFPASAVGAILLARGVASLLGILALGAVVDRSPWLALVATVALQSVALLGLYAFGHRPAVAVGLLALAGLAFAAFTASLGGLVLQVAPGRSDLAAATVSAAVNLGITGGALVGSLALPSHGVRSTVLIGALLGFIALAMALGERRLPSAAADAQEGQHGDSPSGTPQGSTPVRVSAG
- a CDS encoding ABC transporter ATP-binding protein, with the translated sequence MTAVSVVGAEPEAGTPVLDARLVVDLGTFRLDIALRIRAGEVVALLGPNGAGKTTALRTLAGLTPLSTGHITLGGQDLDRPDNRRWTPTERRPIGVVFQDYLLFPHLSALDNVAFGLRRHGLDRRQARQRAGEWLDRMDLAAQSRRKPRQLSGGQAQRVALARALAVNPALLLLDEPLAALDARTRLDTRAGLQHHLTEHPGATLLVTHDPLDALVLADRLVIVEDGHVVQEGDATTITARPRTDYVARLVGLNLYRGHADGHTVRIGADFSLTTAEQHAGEVFVAFPPSAVALHPHRPDGSPRNTWPATITGIQRHGDNLRIQLTGPIDVAADITPAAAAHLHLTPGQPLWPAVKAAETRAYPAATT
- a CDS encoding CGNR zinc finger domain-containing protein, with amino-acid sequence METVEDVTRFRLVGGDLALDFVNTRSGPPVGTPDDDTLTSYPELVAWGVYAGALTEAEAAALRRLSRDDPGGAHAALARALRTRDYLDEIFRPLTAGRDPNTADLARLRDDEADALGHAQLEPGSTFAWAWRNDHTLARPLRPVVHAAVQLLTTGALDRIKGCGGCRFLFNDESKNRSRRWCSMDDCGTAEKIRRYVAVRRTRATR
- a CDS encoding DNA alkylation repair protein, yielding MAELAALEDPRAREVNERHGDDHGVNLSKLRALAKRLKTRQELAGQLWETDDTAARLLALLICRPKAFARDELDVMLREAHKPKVHDWLVNYVVKKNPHSEELRLAWFADPDPVVASAGWALTTERVTKKPEGLDLPGLLDVIEAQMRDAPDRLQWAMNHCLAQIGIDHAEHRARAVGIGERLAVLKDYPTSPGCTSPYAPSWIGEMVRRQHDPSRGGSALA